The DNA window CCCCAGTTTTTTCCCAATTCGTTTGGTAGAGAGTGTTCTGATTTGACTTATTTTTACCCATGACTGCTTTGGAAGCTCTGATGACTCAAGCTCAAGCGTAAGTGGAAAACCTGCAGATGGAGCTTGGCTGGTTAAAGCAACCCCAATCACAGTACCAGATCTTTGATTAA is part of the Candidatus Neomarinimicrobiota bacterium genome and encodes:
- a CDS encoding type II toxin-antitoxin system PemK/MazF family toxin: MARILRGEVRWANLQPTIGHEQAGRHPVLILSENVFNQRSGTVIGVALTSQAPSAGFPLTLELESSELPKQSWVKISQIRTLSTKRIGKKLG